Proteins encoded by one window of Leishmania infantum JPCM5 genome chromosome 32:
- a CDS encoding small nuclear ribonucleoprotein component-like protein, which yields MDFGYDEYGNRTSASNGDGRRGEEGRAEWRSAQESRGSSTSRSCGAEEDAHGRPLDSSDSEGHSDFSDDVELVIGEEGTQALHEPLVDQSELQSHGRRAVGWSNEAQFLLESRYAGREGTASSSQLLLLDGDRRHQRPHDASASQNYLDVLSTLPDRMRNVVVAGSLHHGKTSLVELLLHERSYHKRQDEVDREMTLKSHVLTTITGGALLQPTSRQITVIDTPGHPDLIGETAAGMRLADAVLFCVDAAESLSDHSERLLRHAIVNEQLPVVLVITKVDRLMIDIKLPPLDAYRKLRMVVDAVNNVIASCGTTYDTFLVSPERGTVCFSSAKLGLCFSLETFAMKYAAVYPSINAAALATKLWGQITYEKKEFKKIANFRQRPSFVQFVLEPLYKIVAHSVTGEAAQTLSPDLAKLPRSPLSALREAMRYFCGAPTGETLDAILSVLPAPPARSQWLSEKYGASALCSVTRDAAAAAAEGMEVGTATARADDLVIAVASLQRVFDAKDTLAAVVRVTHGTLRANSSSKSKGTCVPSGCDGGQPRPRLIAFDEFSSDADPYYEVEVQCLYLRTVEDGFVPVQRATAGQTVYATGLPARSGSHIVLVGGAAAAAVLAEDEGAPAPPEACGITSEWVAPIKVRSLGFPQPLVHVSMEVRDPAKASSVQDGLGVLLRTSPGLDVHKEETGEYTISGFGELQLDTALHELRHGLCPSVPVGISQPFVTFAETVQDAEGLLAMTGTRSNSVGFVSGALPRAFTQAIEYEQLRLFSTELDEVRQPRKLWTVLRRDYGFDALDAQHVLAAGPDGTKGPSILIDDTLAEEAHHPLKVAHQRAIVSAFRSTMAAGPLVGEMVRGVAAKLIFADIDASTRDAVVLSNARTALRHSLFGARPRLMEPVMAVEILCAPECVLQLGDILQQRRGAMLGEEPIAATTLIRARALVPAMDSFGLETQIRMLTHGQAFPLFRFHQWDVVPGDPFDASIHVGPLEPARGHQLARDFVLKTRFRKGLPQNMLTDL from the coding sequence ATGGACTTCGGCTACGACGAGTATGGAAaccgcaccagcgccagTAACGGCGATGGTAGGAGGGGTGAAGAAGGCAGAGCCGAATGGCGCTCTGCTCAGGAGTCGCGAGGCAGCTCCACGTCCAGGTCGTGCggtgccgaggaggacgctCACGGTCGACCGCTCGACAGCAGTGATTCGGAGGGCCACTCCGACTTCAGTGACGATGTCGAACTTGTCATTGGTGAGGAGGGCACACAGGCGCTACACGAGCCACTGGTGGACCAGAGCGAGCTGCAGTCGCACGGGCGCCGAGCCGTGGGCTGGAGCAATGAAGCGCAGTTCTTGCTGGAGAGCCGCTATGCCGGGCGGGAAGGCACAGCGTCCTcttcgcagctgctgctgctggacggcgatCGTCGTCACCAACGGCCACACGACGCGTCGGCTTCGCAGAACTACCTAGACGTTCTCTCCACCCTTCCCGACCGCATGCGGAACGTCGTGGTTGCTGGTTCCCTCCACCATGGCAAGACGTCGCTggtcgagctgctgctgcacgagcgTTCGTATCACAAGCGACAGGATGAGGTTGATCGCGAGATGACTTTGAAGAGTCACGTGCTGACCACCATCACTGGGggcgcgttgctgcagcCGACCTCTCGGCAAATCACGGTCATTGACACGCCGGGTCATCCGGATCTGATTGGTGAGACCGCGGCCGGCATGCGTCTTGCGGACGCCGTTCTATTctgcgtcgacgccgccgagtCGTTGAGCGACCACAgcgagcggctgctgcgccacgccaTTGTAAATGAGCAGTTGCCGGTTGTCCTCGTCATTACCAAGGTGGACCGTCTCATGATCGACATCAAGCTACCACCGCTCGACGCGTACCGCAAGCTGCGCATGGTCGTGGATGCCGTCAACAACGTCATCGCAAGCTGCGGCACCACGTATGACACCTTCCTTGTATCCCCTGAGCGTGGCACGGtgtgcttctcctctgccAAACTTGGCCTCTGCTTTTCACTGGAGACTTTCGCGATGAAGTACGCGGCGGTGTACCCAAGCAtcaacgccgctgcgctcgcgACAAAGTTGTGGGGGCAAATCACATATGAAAAGAAGGAATTCAAGAAGATTGCTAACTTCCGTCAGCGCCCCAGTTTTGTGCAGTTCGTGCTGGAACCACTCTACAAAATCGTCGCGCATTCTGTGACgggcgaggcagcgcagaCCCTCTCGCCTGACCTCGCCAAGCTTCCccgctcgccgctctcggcgctgcgggaggcAATGCGCTACTTCTGCGGCGCCCCTACCGGAGAGACCTTGGATGCAATTCTCAGCGTGTTGCCGGCACCTCCGGCTCGTTCGCAGTGGCTCTCCGAGAAGTACGGCGCAAGTGCATTGTGCTCCGTGACGagagacgctgccgctgccgccgctgagggGATGGAGGTTGGCACCGCTACAGCGAGGGCCGACGACCTTGTCATCGCTGTCGCATCTCTCCAGCGTGTCTTCGATGCCAAGGACACCCTCGCAGCCGTCGTGCGCGTCACACACGGCACTCTGCGTgcaaacagcagcagcaagagcaaGGGCACATGTGTGCCGAGTGGCTGCGACGGTGGTCAGCCAAGACCCCGGTTAATCGCCTTCGACGAGTTCAGCAGTGACGCGGACCCGTATTATGAGGTAGAGGTACAGTGTCTGTACCTGCGTACTGTCGAAGATGGCTTTGTGCCGGTTCAACGAGCGACCGCGGGGCAGACGGTGTACGCGACGGGCTTGCCGGCGCGATCGGGGTCGCACATTGTTCTcgtgggcggcgccgcggcggcagctgttCTGGCCGAGGACGAAGGCGCTCCCGCCCCGCCCGAAGCTTGCGGCATCACCTCAGAGTGGGTCGCGCCCATCAAGGTGCGCTCGTTGGGGTTCCCGCAGCCACTGGTGCACGTTTCGATGGAGGTGCGCGACCCAGCGAAAGCCAGCAGTGTCCAGGACGGTCTCGGCGTGCTGCTCCGCACCTCCCCTGGCCTCGACGTACACAAAGAGGAAACTGGCGAGTACACGATCAGCGGCTTTggagagctgcagctggacACAGCGCTGCACGAACTCCGCCATGGTCTGTGCCCTAGCGTGCCGGTCGGCATTTCGCAGCCGTTCGTGACGTTCGCGGAGACGGTGCAGGACGCGGAGGGCCTGCTGGCCATGACGGGAACGCGCAGCAACTCCGTCGGCTTTGTAAGCGGGGCACTGCCACGCGCCTTCACTCAAGCAATCGAgtacgagcagctgcgcctcttctcgACGGAGCTCGACGAAGTCCGTCAGCCGCGTAAGCTGTGGACGGTGTTGCGACGTGACTACGGCTTTGACGCGCTcgacgcgcagcacgtgCTAGCTGCTGGGCCGGACGGCACGAAGGGCCCCAGCATTCTAATTGACGACACCCTGGCAGAGGAGGCCCATCACCCTCTCAAAGTCGCCCACCAGCGCGCTATCGTCTCGGCCTTCCGTTCCACCATGGCGGCTGGCCCTTTGGTGGGTGAGATGGTCCGCGGCGTGGCCGCAAAGCTTATTTTTGCCGACATTGACGCGTCGacccgcgacgccgtcgtcctctcaaacgcgcgcacggcacTCCGTCACTCTCTGTTCGGTGCCCGCCCTCGACTAATGGAGCCGGTGATGGCTGTTGAGATCTTGTGCGCACCCGAGTGTGTCTTACAGCTCGGCGAcatcctgcagcagcgacgtggcGCGATGCTCGGCGAAGAGCCTATCGCCGCCACAACCCTTATCCGAGCACGCGCGCTGGTACCTGCCATGGACAGTTTTGGTCTGGAGACGCAGATACGCATGCTCACACACGGGCAGGCTTTTCCGCTCTTCCGGTTTCATCAGTGGGACGTCGTTCCAGGAGACCCGTTCGATGCCAGCATCCACGTTGGCCCGCTGGAGCCGGCGAGGGGTCATCAACTGGCGCGCGACTTTGTGCTCAAGACGCGCTTTCGCAAAGGTCTGCCGCAGAATATGCTGACAGACCTCTAG